The Sporocytophaga myxococcoides genome window below encodes:
- a CDS encoding DUF4476 domain-containing protein yields the protein MLPEEFEIIKNDFKEIKSGVIRLAASKDLIYHNRLTSAQVADLLLLFSFGKERFNLAKFAFAYIMDPRNYNKVTKNFIFNGTSQELWYYLGNIS from the coding sequence ATCCTTCCTGAAGAATTCGAAATTATAAAAAATGACTTTAAAGAAATTAAATCAGGTGTAATCCGATTGGCAGCTTCTAAAGATCTCATTTACCATAATAGGTTAACCTCCGCACAGGTTGCTGACTTATTACTTCTTTTTTCATTTGGCAAAGAGAGATTTAACCTTGCCAAATTTGCTTTTGCATATATTATGGATCCCAGAAATTATAATAAAGTTACTAAAAACTTTATATTCAATGGAACATCTCAGGAACTATGGTATTATCTGGGAAATATCTCATAA
- a CDS encoding T9SS type A sorting domain-containing protein, which produces MKKFFLFTLLYTSCHFSFCANLYSRNDGSWDDPGNWSTTPGGPSCNCLPSETDNVTVNNNLFFTNLTVKTGGSILIENGQFLQGGIINVQGGLFDLLNGQVISTDFNVQSGNINIGALSQLTSNNFTNYSNNVVVNGALTSYGDFQNFGYIDGSGLLGHTAFTTTGNINPLITDLIVFVAPVKLISVSYTISSDIELRWKTIAEKNNAGFEIYQSEDGINFFSIGFQEGTNNTSGISEYSYILSSNSSCYIKIVQIDNDGQQEELKTIFIDLGANSNTVLIYPNPVQAGETVNVKIDNTNNSTRNYSANLYDLSGSLLKQLDRNNMNSISTKELNPGTYVLEILTGKNSLKKYLIVR; this is translated from the coding sequence ATGAAAAAATTTTTTCTTTTCACATTACTATACACCAGCTGTCATTTTAGTTTTTGTGCTAACCTTTATAGTCGCAATGATGGATCTTGGGATGATCCAGGCAATTGGTCAACCACACCAGGAGGGCCGTCCTGCAACTGTCTACCCTCAGAAACTGATAATGTAACTGTAAATAACAATTTGTTTTTTACAAACTTGACCGTAAAGACTGGCGGCAGTATACTCATCGAAAACGGACAATTCTTGCAGGGCGGTATAATAAATGTTCAGGGAGGTTTATTCGATTTATTGAACGGTCAAGTCATATCTACTGATTTCAATGTGCAGTCAGGAAATATCAATATAGGAGCTCTTTCTCAATTAACATCAAATAATTTCACAAACTACAGCAACAATGTAGTAGTTAATGGTGCACTTACCTCCTATGGTGATTTTCAGAACTTCGGTTACATCGATGGATCCGGGCTTTTAGGTCATACCGCGTTCACCACAACAGGCAATATAAACCCTCTAATTACTGATTTGATTGTCTTTGTAGCGCCCGTAAAGTTAATCAGTGTTTCTTATACGATATCCTCAGACATTGAGCTTAGGTGGAAAACCATAGCTGAGAAAAACAATGCGGGATTTGAAATATACCAAAGTGAGGATGGCATAAATTTCTTTTCAATAGGATTTCAGGAAGGAACGAATAATACTTCCGGAATTTCAGAATACTCATATATATTGTCTTCAAACTCTTCTTGTTATATAAAAATCGTTCAAATAGATAATGATGGGCAACAAGAAGAACTAAAGACGATTTTTATTGATTTAGGCGCCAATAGTAATACTGTTTTAATCTATCCTAATCCTGTACAGGCAGGTGAAACTGTAAATGTAAAAATTGATAATACAAACAATAGTACTCGTAACTATTCAGCCAACCTATATGATTTAAGTGGGAGCCTTCTTAAACAATTGGATAGAAACAATATGAATTCAATATCCACGAAAGAATTAAACCCAGGGACATATGTTTTGGAAATATTAACGGGAAAAAACAGCCTGAAAAAATATTTGATTGTCAGATAA